In Xylanibacter ruminicola 23, a single genomic region encodes these proteins:
- a CDS encoding SusD/RagB family nutrient-binding outer membrane lipoprotein: protein MITKYIKKTLFAGMVGCTFLATASCSDSYMEKLNTDETKASSIAPSAQLTTALLQTYGDFGLMDTYRSYITGFTQHFAGGWNVSNYAGSVHAQDDQMRLIWDQYYAVAIKNIVDAIANSEDMPNTNAALRIHRVYLMSVLTDTYGDIPCTEAGLGFVKGISNPKYDTQEEIYNFFFDELAACVDQLGTGTDNIGGDVTSLYGDPAAWRKYANALRLRFAMRISDVNPTKAQQEFEKALSANGGYIASEADDAYIIYTDSPFTLYDGSRDLDFRVNALGEILYGQDPTSPTFICSTFFNILKDNNDPRLYRICRHYINTNRSEIKPDREWNIDVTDEVRAYLDKVDTYTACVPGAAWWSDWVNAPANSEIPTLEKYVKMYPEAGFDQNNFNARMIRPFLSIDFEMPECPGTLINSAEVEFLLAEAKLKGWNVNGTVEEHFKAGIKASMAWMNNHYLQNKDKIADADIDAYINGLMNAGVLTTNAKEAINTQAYILHMMNPAEAWANLRRSDYPVLADRTKLAIRPDFTYDDANLSTPNRLRYPILENQYNSENYKAAIERMGGKDDWHKRLWWDTSDINVE, encoded by the coding sequence ATGATTACCAAATATATTAAGAAAACCCTTTTCGCTGGTATGGTTGGCTGTACCTTCCTGGCTACTGCATCTTGCAGCGATAGTTACATGGAGAAGCTCAATACCGACGAGACCAAGGCGTCATCGATTGCTCCAAGCGCCCAGCTCACTACAGCATTGCTGCAGACCTATGGCGACTTCGGACTGATGGACACCTATCGTAGCTACATTACTGGTTTTACACAGCACTTCGCAGGTGGATGGAACGTTAGCAACTATGCTGGTAGCGTACATGCACAGGACGATCAGATGCGCCTGATTTGGGACCAGTACTATGCTGTGGCTATCAAGAATATTGTAGATGCCATCGCAAATTCTGAGGATATGCCAAACACCAATGCCGCTCTGCGCATTCACCGTGTTTACCTCATGTCGGTTCTTACCGATACCTATGGCGATATTCCTTGTACCGAGGCTGGTTTAGGCTTTGTTAAAGGTATTTCTAATCCTAAGTACGATACTCAGGAGGAGATTTATAACTTCTTCTTCGATGAGTTGGCTGCTTGTGTAGATCAGCTTGGTACTGGCACCGATAATATTGGTGGCGACGTTACCAGTCTGTATGGCGATCCTGCAGCTTGGCGTAAGTATGCCAATGCCCTGCGCCTGCGCTTTGCTATGCGCATCAGCGATGTGAACCCTACTAAGGCTCAGCAGGAGTTCGAGAAGGCCCTCTCGGCTAATGGCGGTTATATCGCCTCTGAGGCCGACGATGCCTACATTATCTATACCGACAGCCCCTTTACTCTCTACGACGGCTCACGCGACCTTGATTTCCGTGTAAACGCACTTGGCGAGATTCTGTATGGCCAGGATCCTACTTCGCCTACATTTATCTGCTCCACATTCTTCAATATCTTAAAGGATAACAACGACCCACGCCTTTATCGCATCTGCCGTCACTACATCAACACTAATCGTTCGGAGATTAAGCCCGACCGCGAGTGGAATATCGATGTTACCGACGAGGTTAGAGCTTATCTCGACAAGGTTGATACCTATACCGCTTGTGTACCAGGTGCTGCCTGGTGGAGCGATTGGGTAAATGCACCTGCTAACTCTGAGATTCCTACACTCGAGAAGTATGTAAAGATGTATCCCGAGGCTGGTTTCGATCAGAACAACTTCAATGCACGTATGATTCGTCCATTCCTCTCTATCGACTTTGAGATGCCCGAATGTCCTGGTACACTCATCAACTCAGCCGAGGTAGAGTTCCTGCTGGCCGAGGCTAAGCTCAAGGGATGGAATGTTAACGGTACCGTTGAGGAGCACTTCAAGGCTGGTATCAAGGCTTCGATGGCCTGGATGAACAACCACTATCTGCAGAACAAGGATAAGATTGCCGATGCCGATATCGATGCCTACATCAATGGTTTGATGAACGCTGGCGTGCTTACTACCAATGCTAAGGAGGCCATCAACACTCAGGCTTACATCCTGCACATGATGAACCCTGCTGAGGCTTGGGCTAACCTGCGTCGTTCCGACTATCCTGTACTGGCCGATCGTACAAAGCTGGCTATCCGTCCCGACTTTACTTACGACGATGCTAATCTGTCAACACCTAATCGCCTGCGTTACCCTATCCTGGAGAACCAGTACAACAGCGAGAACTACAAGGCTGCCATCGAGCGCATGGGTGGCAAGGACGATTGGCACAAGCGTCTCTGGTGGGACACAAGCGATATCAATGTCGAGTAA
- a CDS encoding IPT/TIG domain-containing protein — MITKNISKYLAMFFMVCGMAANTACTSDEDPFFTAGEDDYPRILNTDIPEGKGGEPGVLMTIERTQNFQFDVMVTPVKYTTVTWLIDDEQVAEGLSIDTPVLAGEHIVKIVAATTKGLETSRTCKLVVLPAEGDPSLASDGKSRWLTIGSTKTIDCTNATNVTKVFVGKQEASNVSFANGKLTFTVPSMAEGEYTVVIEADGARYGCGVFTVSNTEYVDPGVKETVLWEGSTEINWGDANVTVSAADMANVPVGATIRLVYEMADMPDGYHALRITTPWWGDNAEDQIVAQFDLTADTPNPFEFTYTEANKAIVDERGGMLIVGYGYKLTKVVALENVAPAETTLWEGGIEINWGDANVTVSAADMANVPVGATVHVYYQMADMPDGYHALRITTPWWGDNAEDQIVAQFDLTADTANPYDFTYTEANKAIVDERGGMLLVGYGYKLTKVTFSK; from the coding sequence ATGATTACTAAGAATATATCAAAATATCTCGCCATGTTCTTCATGGTTTGCGGCATGGCTGCTAATACAGCTTGCACATCTGATGAGGATCCGTTCTTCACGGCTGGCGAGGACGATTATCCCCGTATCCTGAATACGGATATCCCCGAAGGTAAGGGTGGCGAGCCTGGCGTGCTCATGACCATCGAGCGCACCCAGAACTTCCAGTTCGACGTAATGGTTACCCCCGTTAAGTACACCACCGTTACCTGGCTTATCGACGATGAGCAGGTAGCCGAAGGTCTTTCTATCGACACACCTGTACTGGCTGGCGAGCACATCGTAAAGATTGTAGCAGCTACCACTAAGGGGCTTGAAACCTCACGTACCTGCAAGCTCGTTGTTCTGCCTGCCGAGGGCGATCCCTCACTGGCCAGCGACGGCAAATCACGTTGGCTCACTATCGGTAGCACCAAAACTATCGATTGCACCAATGCTACTAACGTAACCAAGGTGTTCGTGGGCAAGCAGGAGGCTAGCAACGTATCGTTTGCAAACGGAAAACTTACCTTTACTGTTCCCAGCATGGCCGAGGGCGAGTACACTGTTGTTATCGAGGCCGATGGCGCACGTTATGGTTGCGGCGTATTCACAGTCAGCAACACCGAGTATGTTGATCCAGGCGTAAAGGAGACTGTACTCTGGGAGGGTAGCACCGAGATTAACTGGGGCGATGCAAACGTTACTGTCTCAGCTGCCGATATGGCTAATGTGCCTGTAGGCGCTACCATCCGTTTGGTTTACGAAATGGCCGATATGCCTGATGGTTATCATGCCCTGCGTATCACCACACCTTGGTGGGGCGATAATGCCGAGGATCAGATCGTAGCTCAGTTCGACCTCACAGCCGACACACCAAACCCATTCGAGTTCACCTACACCGAAGCCAACAAGGCAATCGTAGATGAGCGTGGAGGTATGCTCATCGTAGGTTATGGTTACAAGCTTACAAAAGTGGTTGCTTTAGAAAATGTAGCTCCTGCCGAGACCACCCTTTGGGAAGGCGGCATCGAGATTAACTGGGGCGATGCAAACGTTACTGTCTCAGCTGCCGATATGGCTAATGTGCCTGTTGGCGCTACTGTGCATGTTTACTACCAGATGGCCGATATGCCTGATGGCTATCATGCCCTGCGTATCACCACACCTTGGTGGGGCGATAATGCCGAGGATCAGATTGTAGCTCAGTTCGATCTCACAGCCGACACCGCTAACCCATACGACTTTACCTACACCGAAGCCAACAAGGCAATTGTAGATGAGCGTGGCGGTATGCTCCTTGTAGGCTACGGTTACAAGCTTACCAAGGTAACATTCTCGAAGTAA
- a CDS encoding lipoprotein, whose protein sequence is MITINFRRTICIALTAFSLVSCSSNNEDIVDNNDPTNKGEVAVPEEETITNLSADMPLAAKEYLGSGYDITGPYLSNECLRENVIDLNKIEPDEMTSIVASSGTGSLVSGIGYSWTFLDGLRRAEGFTLEGEPGDVYFAGTFTSNPLFKESKERSDNYSFMMYMDRYAVYEKKLLIPTERYIDRILTDDFKQALENESAERIVERFGTHVLKCALMGINILSLYRSGLKENTNDDDCFLCSMFRRMNEVYNPVYWKIIDSKATKGGALSVQCHGGNTQRLSTEFAQLPLSKEKSSKAIAEWWNQANNDNLSLVLLTGDDVIPIYQLITNKTKSTEVQRAVKAYIHSHQL, encoded by the coding sequence ATGATTACAATTAATTTCAGGAGAACAATATGTATTGCGCTTACTGCCTTCTCTCTCGTCTCTTGCAGCAGTAATAATGAAGATATCGTAGATAATAACGACCCTACTAACAAGGGCGAAGTTGCTGTACCCGAAGAGGAAACCATCACCAACCTATCGGCCGATATGCCTCTTGCTGCAAAAGAATATCTGGGCTCAGGTTACGATATAACGGGGCCATATCTTAGCAACGAATGCCTGCGCGAGAATGTGATCGACCTGAACAAAATAGAACCAGACGAGATGACATCTATTGTGGCCAGTAGCGGAACAGGAAGTCTGGTAAGTGGCATTGGGTATTCATGGACTTTCTTGGATGGTTTGCGTAGAGCAGAAGGATTTACACTCGAGGGCGAACCAGGCGACGTATATTTCGCTGGTACTTTTACAAGCAATCCTTTGTTTAAGGAAAGCAAGGAGCGAAGCGATAACTACTCGTTTATGATGTATATGGACAGATACGCCGTATATGAAAAGAAACTGCTGATACCGACTGAACGATATATTGACCGTATCCTGACTGATGATTTCAAACAAGCACTTGAAAACGAAAGCGCTGAACGTATTGTAGAACGATTTGGCACCCATGTACTCAAATGTGCACTTATGGGAATAAATATCCTATCACTCTATCGTTCTGGCCTGAAAGAAAATACAAACGATGACGATTGCTTCTTATGTAGTATGTTCCGTCGTATGAACGAGGTATATAACCCCGTTTATTGGAAAATTATCGATTCGAAAGCTACAAAAGGTGGCGCACTATCAGTACAATGTCATGGTGGCAACACGCAAAGGCTTTCAACTGAATTCGCTCAATTACCTCTCAGCAAAGAGAAATCATCAAAAGCTATTGCTGAATGGTGGAACCAAGCAAATAACGATAATCTATCGCTCGTACTGCTGACTGGCGACGATGTAATACCGATCTACCAACTGATAACCAACAAAACAAAAAGTACTGAGGTACAGCGAGCTGTCAAAGCATATATACATAGCCATCAGTTGTAA
- a CDS encoding Fic family protein, with translation MEYISVSKFAEKYGISERTARNYCAQGKIEGAFLTGKTWNIPADAALPKRGEKNKKVSPLLKALREQKASKLKGGIYHRTQIDLTYNSNHIEGSKLTHDQTRYIFETNTIGVTDSAINVDDVVETVNHFRCIDYIIDHTEDKLTENLVKHLHLLLKSGTSDSRKDWFAVGDYKRLPNEVGGQDTCAPEDVHKQLKTLLDEYNHKGKKSFEDILDFHVRLEQIHPFQDGNGRVGRLLMFKECLANNIVPFIITDDLKIFYYRGLREWGHINGYLTDTCLTAQDMYKELLKYFRI, from the coding sequence ATGGAGTATATATCAGTTAGTAAGTTTGCAGAAAAGTATGGTATTTCTGAGCGTACGGCCCGAAATTATTGTGCCCAAGGGAAGATAGAGGGGGCTTTCTTAACAGGAAAGACTTGGAATATTCCTGCAGATGCTGCTTTGCCCAAGCGTGGTGAGAAAAATAAAAAGGTATCGCCACTTCTTAAGGCGTTGAGAGAGCAGAAGGCATCGAAACTAAAAGGTGGTATTTATCATCGCACCCAGATAGACCTTACTTATAACTCTAATCATATAGAAGGTAGCAAGCTTACCCACGATCAGACTCGATATATTTTTGAAACTAATACGATTGGTGTTACTGACAGCGCTATAAATGTGGATGACGTTGTAGAGACAGTTAATCACTTCCGTTGTATCGATTATATCATCGATCATACAGAGGATAAACTGACAGAAAATCTGGTAAAGCATCTGCATCTGTTGCTGAAATCAGGAACTTCTGATAGTCGTAAGGATTGGTTTGCCGTTGGCGATTATAAACGATTACCAAACGAGGTTGGTGGACAGGATACTTGTGCACCAGAGGATGTACACAAGCAGTTGAAAACCCTATTGGATGAATATAATCATAAAGGCAAGAAATCATTCGAAGATATTCTTGACTTCCATGTGCGGCTTGAACAGATTCATCCTTTCCAAGATGGTAATGGTCGCGTTGGTCGATTGCTGATGTTTAAGGAGTGCCTAGCCAATAATATTGTTCCATTCATTATTACAGATGATTTGAAGATATTCTATTATAGAGGTCTGCGAGAATGGGGACATATTAACGGCTACCTTACAGATACTTGTCTTACAGCCCAAGATATGTATAAAGAACTGCTAAAGTATTTTAGAATATAG